The Pieris brassicae chromosome 3, ilPieBrab1.1, whole genome shotgun sequence genome contains the following window.
TAAAATCACTATAGACctactttatattaataattccaCTGTTACCGAACTAACGGacgatttgtttattaatctcgcaatacataatttacaaatatctaGTTGTAAAATCAAGAGAATTGGAGAAAATGCTTTCAGAGGGCAGGGCCAATTTCTGAAAAACCTCAATCTTCAGGATAACGAACTTACAGAGGTCCCAACAAAAGCTTTCGGAATATTGAAAAGTCTTTCACTTCTGGACATATCAAAGAATAGAATAACCTACATTAAAGATAACGCTTTCTTTACACTTCAAGAATTGACTACATTAAAAGTTTCAGACAATAATGTGACATTAGCGCCCTACGCTTTAGCTGGAATCGAAACATCACTGAAAAATCTTAATCTAAAAGGCACTAGACAAAAATCAGTACCAGAATGTATTCGGGGTCTTAAGAATTTGGCGTTCCTTGATCTTTCCCAGAATGGAATCCGAGAATTGCCCGGTCCTGATGGAATTAAGAGCTTTGAGGGTCTAGAATCTTTAACGGCATTAAATCTTGAGAGAAACTTGTTAGTTAACTTAAGAAAGGACGCATTTTTTGGTATAAAAAACACGTTAAGCTCTCTCAGTCTTCTAAACAATCTGTTGCCGGAGTTTCCTACTGAAGCCATAGCAACTTTGACTGAGTTACGAGTTTTAGATATCGGTTTCAACCTATTAAACAAGTTGCCAacaaatgcatttttaatgaatccattaataactttattggCTCTAGACGGTAACCCACTTCCGACTGTCCCAGAAAAGGCTTTATCTCATCTGAATCATACGTTACGAGGTCTCAGTCTAGGTGGGCGCTTTTTAAATTGTGACTGTCGTCTTAGATGGATAATCGAATGGATTCGTAACGGCGAACTTCAGGTTACATCTCGCGAAAGAAATCCTCAATTTTGCGGCTATCCTTCACACTTTCGTGAACGCGGATTTTATAGCTTTGAACCAAATGAACTTATTTGCGATCAAGATACGGTGTCATTCATGGAATCACAACCAACAACTACAAAAAAGGTTGCAGAACTCCGTACGACAACGTCAACAACAACCACGTCAACTACGACGCAATCAACAAGTACTATACCGATAAGCTCAACAACTGTTAGTTACATCAAAAACGAGACGTCTAGCCTACCAACAACACCAAGCACAACCACTACTAAAACTACGTCAATACCATCATTAAGAACTGCGGCACCATCCTGGCGCCACGCTCCCAATCAAAGACCAccattaataatgaatttttcacaacagaaaacaaaaatagacGATTCAAATGAAGTTATTGTTAAGAATGCATACAGGCAGGATAACTCTGTAATTATTCAGTGGGATTCTGATGTAGCCAATATTTTGGGATTCCGCGTTGTATATAGATTATTTGGAGACAAAAGTTTTAAGCAAGGACCACCACTAGAAGCGAGCGAAagggaatttaaaattaaaaatgttccaTCGCAGGTACTTGTTACTTATTCCGAAAAATTACCAAAAATGTTACAGAGgctaaattttttatctattttacaGGAATGTATCGTCGTTTGCGTCATTTCCTTGGAGGAAGTACACGTCAGTCCAGAGACGGTACCATATTCGCAATGCAGAGAAGTTCGCACAGTGTCCGCTGCAGCAACCAATATGGACAAAATTACTATAGCAGCGAGTGCTGCTATATGCGGGACTATCGTAGTAGCAGTTCTTATTTTCGCGGCTGCATCACGTAGAAGATCGAGAACAATTCATCGCCTACACACTCAGCCACCAGAGAAAATGCCGAATCCATGCTGTGGGGGTCTTACCGGTACACCAAGTCCTAATGGTCCACTATCTTCATTGACAACAATTGGGGCGTTTGGAAAACAGCGTGAGTGGGACCAAGTATCGGCTTATAGTGCACGATCTATTCCGCGTGCACGCTCTTTCACTGAACCAGCTGTTCCAGAGCCTTTACAAGGCCGACCAGGACGGGCGCGGTCACTGGCAGATGGTCAATCACAACATAGTTATTCACAGTCTGCCCGCTACGGCCCGCCTGGATATCCTGGAAGCATGTTAGGATCGAGAACCGGTAAGACTATATTTTCCTATCGTTTCCTGCTTTgtctttcataataaatacaaattgtatagaCTATTGCATTAATAATGCATCAAAGTACTTTTTCATGACAGCTACTTGTTTACAGATCTTCGGCAGTCTCGCCAGTCGTTAGGAGCGGCGTCAGAAAGAGCATCACGTCTGTCACTAAGCGGCGCTGCTGGCGGGGCTACGAGTGGCACGGCTGGGTCTAGAAGGAGACCTAGATCGCGATCACGACCAGCCAGCCGATATAGCGTTGGTTCTCTCGGCTTAGGCTACTGTGATACTTCTGACAACTGGACCGATCATGACATGGACATTTATATGGCACGAAATCCTACAACGCGGGGCGGCCTCGTACCATTATAGCGAACGAATAGCACGGCGTTGGGAGATATAGAGCGGTATGACAACTATATACCGCCAAGAAGAGCCTGCAAATCCCGATGCAAGCACGAAGCACATATTCGCCCACGCCGCCGCACTCACTGTCACACCTGCGAGGCTCATGATCAGGAATCAAGTGAAGATTTAACATGGGATGCATTTAAGTGTCGGAATAAGTGAGAAAAGGGACTAGTTTGAGGTGTATCAGTTTCAATCGGTTCAACTTGTACATATTATACATTGAgtacttattaaatattaaacacatataaTTGCTGCAAAA
Protein-coding sequences here:
- the LOC123706737 gene encoding leucine-rich repeats and immunoglobulin-like domains protein 2, producing the protein MERRISQRIKVWTVTVLLVTLGARGQGQCPWKETPALQDTCVCAYNLARQLSVQCDQVDFPALLFALNSSARKITIDLLYINNSTVTELTDDLFINLAIHNLQISSCKIKRIGENAFRGQGQFLKNLNLQDNELTEVPTKAFGILKSLSLLDISKNRITYIKDNAFFTLQELTTLKVSDNNVTLAPYALAGIETSLKNLNLKGTRQKSVPECIRGLKNLAFLDLSQNGIRELPGPDGIKSFEGLESLTALNLERNLLVNLRKDAFFGIKNTLSSLSLLNNLLPEFPTEAIATLTELRVLDIGFNLLNKLPTNAFLMNPLITLLALDGNPLPTVPEKALSHLNHTLRGLSLGGRFLNCDCRLRWIIEWIRNGELQVTSRERNPQFCGYPSHFRERGFYSFEPNELICDQDTVSFMESQPTTTKKVAELRTTTSTTTTSTTTQSTSTIPISSTTVSYIKNETSSLPTTPSTTTTKTTSIPSLRTAAPSWRHAPNQRPPLIMNFSQQKTKIDDSNEVIVKNAYRQDNSVIIQWDSDVANILGFRVVYRLFGDKSFKQGPPLEASEREFKIKNVPSQECIVVCVISLEEVHVSPETVPYSQCREVRTVSAAATNMDKITIAASAAICGTIVVAVLIFAAASRRRSRTIHRLHTQPPEKMPNPCCGGLTGTPSPNGPLSSLTTIGAFGKQREWDQVSAYSARSIPRARSFTEPAVPEPLQGRPGRARSLADGQSQHSYSQSARYGPPGYPGSMLGSRTDLRQSRQSLGAASERASRLSLSGAAGGATSGTAGSRRRPRSRSRPASRYSVGSLGLGYCDTSDNWTDHDMDIYMARNPTTRGGLVPL